The region GCGGCATAGCTCACGGTCTCGACGTCCACGGACAGGTCGGGCACCCGCACGTAGACCACCGGCAGCGTCACCGACTCGCTGTCGCTCGTGTAGATCCCGGTGCGGCGGATCGGCAGCGTGTTGAAGAACGGGCTGAAGATCACATCGACGTCGAGTGCCCCGTCGAACGTGGACCGGCTGGTCTGACCGGAGTGCTCCTGCACCAACCACATGTTCTCTTCGTCACGGGCTATGGAGAGTTGCCGCTCCCGCTCGGCCAGCGTGACGGTGAGGGTGAGCCGTTTGGTGGCCCCCAACTCGTCGGTGAGGAGGTCATAGGACGCGCTGAATGCCGGATGCGCCGGTGTTGCTGCGGCCACGACCCGGCCGTAGGCCTTGATGCGGTTCCCCGAGAGCTGGACGCGCGCGGACTCCATGCGCGGTTCATCGTGGGCACGCCACGTCAGGATGGCCGGCCAGGTTGTCGCATCAGAGCGATCGGCTTCACTCATGCCTCTACCGTAGGCGACGGGTCGCCCCGTTCGTGGCGGGCTCCGGAACTGTGATACGAATCCGGCCGCGAACCGCGGTGTGACCGAGATTCGAGTGCGACTTCGTCGCCGAGGATCGGCTGCGGCACCGATCCGGATTTGCCGAACCGGCCCAGCCGCCCGGTGCCCGGCACCGACGCCCACACGGCGAAGGCGAGCGCCGCATCGAGGATCAGCGCCAGCGCGGTCACCATCAGCGCGCCCACCAACGCGATGTGGAACTGCCGGACCTTGATGCCGTCGATCAGGTAGCGCCCCAGCCCGCCGAGGCTGGCGTAGGCGGCGACGGTGGCGGTCGCGACGATCTGCAGCGTCGCGGTGCGCAGGCCGCCGAGGATCAGCGGCAGCGCGTTGGGCGTCTCGACCCGCAGCAGGATCCGGGACTCTGTCATACCCATCGACCTGGCGGCGTCGACCACCGCGCGGTCGACGTTCGCGATCCCCGAGTACGTTCCTGCCAGCAGCGGCGGGATGCCGAGCAACATCAGCGCCACCGTCGGCGGCACCAGGCCCAGCCCCCACAGCAGCACGCCGAGCAGCAGCACACCGAGCGTCGGCAGCGCCCGCAGCGCGTTGACGCCGGTGACGACGAGGAACGTGCCGCGCCCGGTGTGTCCGATGAGCATGCCGACCGGCACGGCGATCAGCGCCGAGAAGAACACCGCGACGGCGGTGTACTGCAGATGCTCGAGGATGCGCGCGGTCAGGCCGGCGGGGCCGCCCCAGTTGGCGGCGGTGAAGATGAAGGACAGCGCCTGCTCGAGGAAGTTCACGCCGACGCTCCCGCCGTCGCGGCGCCGCGGGATCTCGGCGCTCTGGTCCAGGGCGTCAGCGCCTTGCCCGCGAACATGATCAGCGTGTCGATGACGATGGCCAGCACGAAGATCGCGACGATGCCGGCGATGATCTGGTCGCTCTTGTTCGCCTGGTAGCCCTCCGTGAACCAGGTGCCCAGACCACCGATGCCGATGACGGATCCGACGGCGACCATCGAGATGTTCGTGACGGCGACCACCCGCAGGCTGGCGATGAGGACGGGAAGTGCCAGCGGCAGTTCGACTTTCACCATGCGGGTGAGTGGCTTGTAGCCGACGGCGGTGGCGGCGTCGAGCACCGCGGGAGACACCGCGTCCAGCGCCTCGGGAACGGCGCGGACCAGCAGCGCCACGGTGTAGAGCGTCAGCGCGACGATGACGTTCGCCTCGTCGAGGATTCGGGTGGGGATGATCAGCGGGAGCACCACGAACAGCGCGAGCGACGGGATGGTGAAGATGATGCTCGCGGTCACCGTCGTCAGTCGCCGCAGTGCCGTCGTCCGCTGCACCAGCGCTCCGAGCGGCACCGCGATCACCAGCCCGAGCACGATCGGGATCAGCGAGAGCCGCAGGTGGATCAGCGTCAGCGTCCACAGGTCGTCGAGGTGGGTGAAC is a window of Mycolicibacterium chubuense NBB4 DNA encoding:
- a CDS encoding ABC transporter permease, which encodes MNFLEQALSFIFTAANWGGPAGLTARILEHLQYTAVAVFFSALIAVPVGMLIGHTGRGTFLVVTGVNALRALPTLGVLLLGVLLWGLGLVPPTVALMLLGIPPLLAGTYSGIANVDRAVVDAARSMGMTESRILLRVETPNALPLILGGLRTATLQIVATATVAAYASLGGLGRYLIDGIKVRQFHIALVGALMVTALALILDAALAFAVWASVPGTGRLGRFGKSGSVPQPILGDEVALESRSHRGSRPDSYHSSGARHERGDPSPTVEA
- a CDS encoding ABC transporter permease codes for the protein MRYLFTHLDDLWTLTLIHLRLSLIPIVLGLVIAVPLGALVQRTTALRRLTTVTASIIFTIPSLALFVVLPLIIPTRILDEANVIVALTLYTVALLVRAVPEALDAVSPAVLDAATAVGYKPLTRMVKVELPLALPVLIASLRVVAVTNISMVAVGSVIGIGGLGTWFTEGYQANKSDQIIAGIVAIFVLAIVIDTLIMFAGKALTPWTRAPRSRGAATAGASA
- a CDS encoding putative glycolipid-binding domain-containing protein; this translates as MSEADRSDATTWPAILTWRAHDEPRMESARVQLSGNRIKAYGRVVAAATPAHPAFSASYDLLTDELGATKRLTLTVTLAERERQLSIARDEENMWLVQEHSGQTSRSTFDGALDVDVIFSPFFNTLPIRRTGIYTSDSESVTLPVVYVRVPDLSVDVETVSYAAGADGISLKSPVAETTITVDSEGFILDYPGLAERI